CTCTTTTATTCTATTTCTTTTTATCTTTTGGCCAGTTTGTTGTTTGTAGGTATGTAATGTTGTGACTAGATAAAGATGTGGGCAGCATGCATTAGCATCGCGATAAGCTGTGTTGTATTATTTTTTTagcttgattttttatttttattttttcttgtgaATTTTGACCTTGTCTACCACATTATTTTTTTGGACTTCAAAGTGGACAGAACTTTTGCTGGTTCACCCATATTGAATGTATAAAGTGTATAATGAACATTTTTAATCAGTTGATATTGGAGAGGTATTTTGGTTTAGGAGTGGTTTTGGTACCCTTGTAGCTGAAGCTGAGTAGCGATTTTCTTTGTGTAGGGGTGGTGAATTCCTAGCAAGTTATTTTACTGTTTGCGGAAGTCTGTAGTTTCAGAAGTAGAATATTACATTATACTCGACGGATTTAAAGTGCTATATTGCTAATAAATGTAATATCTTGCTTGAGGTGGTCCTGTTTTCCTGTTATTTTGGGCAGGTGCAAGAAATATGAACTTTTAGCCTTTACCCTGTTCATCTTTCCTCACACTGATTTCCTAACATTAGTTTCTAATGTTTATAAGTAGAGTTTCTGCACATTTTAGCAGTTAGGATATCTTATTTACTTTTCGGGTTCATAAGGCTTCATTCAttcatttcttatttatttatCCAGTTAGTTTATATATGGTTACTCGCAATCCCTCAATTTTCCTTATTCAGGAGAAGCAGTGGGGCTTTCCGCTTTGCATTGCTCCCTTGACACTTCGAATCCTCAACCTCATGGTTGAAGACTTGAAGGTAAAGCATTTATCTTTTTTGAGCAGCTTTCTAAGTTGAGCTTTGTTTATAAGACTAACTATGTTAGTAGAACATTTTGTCGTTTTGGCAGACGGCAATGCATTGTTAGAGTTGTTGCTTTTAGAAGCGCTGTATCAAAGTAGCGTTGATGAATCAAAGACATTGTTGAGGAAATGATGGCTTGATTTGATTGTGATGCAGCTAACTATTCCAATTAAGATTATCGCTGGATGAACTGCATTGGTGATGTTTCATGAAAAAACGCTAGGTATAACAAGGCtgtgaaaataaaagtaatgttCCAAAAATAAACTGATAAAAAGATTGAAATTATTTCTCGAGAGTCGAAGGACGATCTCCTTGAGAAGCTCTACAAGTTTGATGGATGGACTGGGATGATAGTTTCCCTCCTAAGTCTGTAAAGTCACTGTTGATACAACCACATATTGCCACAACCCATGCTGCAACCGAAGGACTTGTAGGTGTCTAACAAGTAACAACTATGCTGCTTATCATTGGCCAAGGTTAACTTGAAGCAGATTTATTACTAGTATGGAAAGAAACAaatgtaataaaaaaaattcacCTTGTTAGTGAGGAttcgaatccccacgttgtaatccccttCCCCTACTCCTAGCCcttatgtaattaaaaaaaataataataaaaaaaacagATGTTTTGCCATTAGGAATTGGAAGGATCTTTTCAAGAATAGTTAAACCGGGGTGCATGACATGCATCTTATGAAATTCTATTCACTGGAAAAATAAAGAATAAGCTAAGCCATTTTTGCAATGATCGTTATCAGGGAAGAAGAGGTTCCATAGACTGCAAAAGCTGGAACCCATGACAATAAATGCAGCATCCAAAGCCAAACCATGCCATCTTAGTTCATCCTTGAACATAATCAAGTGAAACAAAGCAGGCAACACAAACCCCAAAACAACACACGCTGCTCCCAACGAGTGACATAAAATTAGCAAAATTAGGTACTGTAAATGCCACAAAAGACACTATCAAAGCCACAAACCATCTCAGCCACAAACAGTGTCTGCCTTCACAGAATCTACTTTCCATCACTTCATAAACTGGATTCATCATCAGTGGGAAAGCCAAGAAAAGGTCACTAGATTAAGTTGCACCATGCTGCTAACCAATCCGCGCCCAAAATTAGTAGTGATTATATCCTTTCTCTCTTCACCAAAGGCATTTGGCCATGTAACTGGAGCACCAGAGAACATAAAAGAGTTTTTCTTATAGCTGTGGTGTCCTAAGCTCACCCACCTGGACTAATTTCATTAAATACTTTCTCAGCAGTATAGGTATTGAGCAACTCTATTCACCCAGACTTATAGATATCGAGTAACACTATCCACCTGGACCTGACAGACGAAAGAAATCACCTAATTGGAACAAGTCTAATGGCTGTGTTTATTGCAGCTCAAACAGTGTTTATCGCAGCTCAAACAGTGTTTATCTATTATCATAAACTTGTAAGTGAAATTGGTTCTAGGACAATGTTGATTTTAAAGCTTTATTTTCATATCTTCAATTTATAGTGAAATTGGTTCTAGGACTACCTTGATTTTTCATGCCTTCAATTTATAGTTACGTTGTCACAAAGTGGATCTCACCTTGTTCAGTATAAGAATAAAACTCATGTACTCTGGAGCCTTGAGCATTTATCAACTCCCAATGATAAATTTCAATAAGCTAACAAGTTCTGGTTTTGCTTGTTTCTCTGCTGTAGAAAAGATCTTGTATTTTCCTCCAAAATCAGTCCTAAGCAAAGATGGAGAAAGAAGCTTCAACCCAACACTTCATTATGGAACCAAGAATTAATGAAAGCTTCATTATGAAAAGTAGAGACGATCATAATTGATCCATTCCCAAATAATATTATGTGCATAACATTAACAAGTACTAGCAGTATTAAGAAGCGAACCAAATTGGCCACTAAATAACCGTACAAGAATATGACTCTCACACCCTCAAACCAATGCTGCTTGTCATTTGCCATGtatatgtgtaaatatattgCTTAACAAATTAATTACTAGTAGAACAAAGTGGGAACTAACTCTGGCTTGACAATCTCTTCACCAGTAAACTGAACACAATCTAGACcattattacaacaacaacaacataaacagTGAAATCCCGCAGTAtcgggtctggggagggtaaagtgtacgcagaccttaccccatctcggaagatagagaggctgtttccgaaagaccctccgCTCAATGAAACCAACGGAAGTGAAAAGTCATGATAAAGCAGTCTGAGAAAAAAAGAAGCAGAGGTACACAAGCAACAACATATAGTTGCAAGAATCTAGACCATTATCCCACAGTAACGTCTTAtgaaatgctattttaaaaagcCTAAGCCTTTTTTGCAAACATCCCCATAAGGGAAGAATAGGTTCCATAGAGTGCAAAAACTGAGCCCAAGACAATAAATGCACCATCCAAAGCCAAAACATGCCATCTCAGTTCATCCTTGAACGCAATCCAGTGAAATAATGCAGGCAACACAAACCCCAAACAAACACAAACACTGCCTCCAACCAGTGACAAGAAATCAGCAAAATTGGGAACCACCAATGCAACAAAAGTCACTATCAAAACCACAAGCCATCTCAGCCACAAGCAGTATCTACCTTCACAAAATCTCCTTTCCATCACTTCATAAACTGGATTCATCATCAGTGGGAAAGCCAAGAAAAGGTCTATACAAAGACCAAGTTGCACCACAGTGCTAAGCCATCCCTGCCCAAAATTAGTAGTGATTATATCCTTGGTCCCTTCCCCAAAGGCAAAGTAACCTAATGCGCCAAATGCAGTATATAACAATGTTACAAAGGCCACCGACAAACCCAAGATTTTCCCAAATTTGTCCTTATCTCTTGTCTCTGATTCCAAAGGCAAAATCATTCCCATACCTTCAAAGGCATAAACAGCCATACCAACACCATACAAAAACACACTGAACCCACCAAACATTTCTACATTAGGCCTATTCTTGATGTAAGTCATCACATCTTCAACCATCACTACACCCAAAGCTCCTAAATCAACAGTTTCAGCAAAAATACTCAAAGGGGCTAAAAGGGTAAGAGTTGGAATTGAATTCAACCCCAACTGGAATGGAAAACAGCTCCATAGAAACACTGATTTTGGTGAAAATCCCAAGATTTTATGATTTGTCCCTGTGACAGAAGAATTAAACAAGTGCACCAAAGTATTAGctatgaaaatcatgtatccaaCTGCAAAACATACTTGGGAGAGAACAATCATAGCATCAACAACATAACGACCAATTGGTCCACAAACAGCAAATCCCAAATCACCAAAAGATGAGATTTTTAAATCTTCAAGTTGGGATTCAAGCTTA
Above is a genomic segment from Lycium barbarum isolate Lr01 chromosome 12, ASM1917538v2, whole genome shotgun sequence containing:
- the LOC132622004 gene encoding amino acid transporter AVT3B-like, with product MEFKTDKTSLSSSHVLKIPGEDAPFLGQNQNQQHLSSPIKTFANIFMSFVGAGILGFPYTFKKTGWLMASLLIISVAILTYYCMMLLVYSRRKLESQLEDLKISSFGDLGFAVCGPIGRYVVDAMIVLSQVCFAVGYMIFIANTLVHLFNSSVTGTNHKILGFSPKSVFLWSCFPFQLGLNSIPTLTLLAPLSIFAETVDLGALGVVMVEDVMTYIKNRPNVEMFGGFSVFLYGVGMAVYAFEGMGMILPLESETRDKDKFGKILGLSVAFVTLLYTAFGALGYFAFGEGTKDIITTNFGQGWLSTVVQLGLCIDLFLAFPLMMNPVYEVMERRFCEGRYCLWLRWLVVLIVTFVALVVPNFADFLSLVGGSVCVCLGFVLPALFHWIAFKDELRWHVLALDGAFIVLGSVFALYGTYSSLMGMFAKKA